In Halococcus hamelinensis 100A6, a single genomic region encodes these proteins:
- a CDS encoding inorganic phosphate transporter: MISILLLVGIGVAVFVGFNIGGSSTGVAFGPAVGSRLVSKNGAAALFTLFALVGGWTYGREVVKTMGGDIVPSSQFTLGASVAVLFFVGLALLISNLFGVPASTSMTAVGAIAGMGLASHTLDWGVMGGIVSWWLVAPVVAFWVCAVIGRYLYPYLDAWFALDQSDSELLTVDRTGPVPVPRPAPGTTSKEVFWSAVVLAISCYMAFSAGASNVANAVAPLVGGGTVTADQGVLLAAAAIGLGAFTIARRTLDTIGNDLTDLPLLASLIVASVSATIITVLSRLGIPASLAVSATMCIVGLGWGRATRTTTIADAASAAYRGEESATLTTGALAADSPEAIDADGTPDGGDVPESDVPRIGDEDPADFTSQELFDPSATGRVVMLWILTPSLSAAASYVLFSLFPIYGG; the protein is encoded by the coding sequence GTGATTTCGATACTCCTTCTCGTTGGGATCGGCGTCGCGGTCTTCGTCGGTTTCAACATCGGTGGCTCCTCGACCGGCGTCGCGTTCGGGCCGGCGGTGGGGAGCCGGCTGGTCTCGAAGAACGGCGCGGCGGCGCTCTTCACCCTCTTCGCGCTGGTCGGTGGCTGGACCTACGGCCGGGAGGTGGTGAAGACGATGGGTGGCGATATCGTTCCGTCGAGCCAGTTCACCCTCGGGGCGAGCGTCGCGGTGTTGTTCTTCGTCGGCCTCGCGCTCCTCATCTCGAACCTCTTCGGCGTGCCGGCCTCGACCTCGATGACGGCGGTCGGCGCGATCGCGGGCATGGGTCTCGCCAGCCACACCCTCGATTGGGGTGTGATGGGTGGGATCGTCTCCTGGTGGCTCGTCGCCCCCGTGGTCGCCTTCTGGGTGTGTGCGGTGATCGGTCGCTACCTCTATCCCTATCTCGACGCGTGGTTCGCGCTCGACCAGTCCGACAGCGAACTCCTGACGGTCGACCGGACCGGCCCGGTTCCCGTTCCGCGACCCGCACCGGGAACGACATCGAAGGAGGTGTTCTGGAGCGCCGTCGTGCTCGCGATCAGCTGTTACATGGCGTTCTCGGCGGGCGCGTCGAACGTCGCCAACGCGGTCGCCCCCCTCGTCGGCGGCGGTACGGTCACGGCCGACCAGGGGGTCCTGCTCGCGGCCGCCGCGATCGGCCTCGGCGCGTTCACGATCGCCCGGCGGACCCTCGACACCATCGGCAACGACCTCACCGACCTCCCCCTCCTGGCCTCCCTCATCGTCGCGAGCGTGAGCGCCACCATCATCACCGTGCTCTCGCGACTCGGGATCCCGGCGAGCCTGGCCGTGAGCGCCACGATGTGTATCGTCGGCCTCGGCTGGGGACGGGCCACCCGAACGACCACCATCGCGGACGCGGCGTCGGCGGCCTACCGTGGCGAGGAGAGCGCGACCCTCACGACGGGTGCGCTCGCGGCCGACTCGCCCGAGGCGATCGACGCCGACGGCACGCCCGACGGCGGCGACGTTCCGGAGTCCGACGTCCCCCGGATCGGCGACGAGGACCCCGCGGACTTCACCTCCCAGGAGCTCTTCGACCCGTCGGCGACGGGCCGGGTCGTGATGCTCTGGATCCTCACGCCCTCCCTGTCGGCGGCCGCCTCGTACGTTCTCTTCAGCCTCTTTCCGATCTACGGTGGCTGA
- a CDS encoding type II/IV secretion system ATPase subunit, translating into MSESDGSFARDPPASTDFADRIAAAAEMAGGLARVVDARTVLVDDAVDEDDFFTAVDGRTTVANRYDLEKAVPLDLKPHFREVTRYWVNEPYSFVVIFHSTRENERKYYLVEPHLTRIEADLKAFLTRKLRTGITYSDDESVADGDGSQRAAVIETETERLLERYDLYEGAVTDAGRSGVLGGLKRLLRRGASGAAGTADGRNDYEGVSARPEPAVLDEDAKTLSEYQVEKLGYYLRRDFVGYERIDGIKHDVNVEDISCDGYDSPVFVYHTDREQLITNVRHGEGDLDDFVVKLAQRSGKGISKRQPQVDATLPDGSRAQLTLGREVSDHGTNYTIRQFKDVPYTPVDLINWHTFSIEEMAFVWLCIENGRSMLFAGGTASGKTTSLNAVSLFIPSNAKIVSIEDTRELEIPQRNWVASVTRPSFSADDVGDVDEFALLEAALRQRPDYIVMGEVRGEEGRTLFQVMSTGHTSLTTFHADNVGEVIKRFTTDPINVSKTLFTALDLVSVQTATRVRGKKVRRNRALTEINYYDAEHDEINVQDVYQWQAETDDYLRLGSSNTLESIRFDRGWSQDRLSAEVFKRKVVLAYLVDRGLNTYTQAAATLQAFINDPDTILSLIANDRLEASLDDLRGMESVRIDTDPAKEAMVPRPEPSDELRRLTGSILEAAEAELFEEYDDRSTPSVAAAVADGGRADEGSGAPTGPEDEP; encoded by the coding sequence ATGTCGGAGTCCGATGGTTCGTTCGCTCGCGACCCGCCCGCGAGCACCGACTTCGCGGACCGTATCGCCGCCGCGGCCGAGATGGCCGGTGGGCTCGCCCGCGTCGTGGACGCCAGAACGGTGCTGGTCGACGACGCGGTCGACGAGGACGACTTCTTCACGGCGGTCGACGGGCGGACCACGGTCGCGAACCGGTACGACCTCGAAAAGGCGGTGCCGCTCGACCTGAAACCCCACTTCCGGGAGGTCACGCGCTACTGGGTCAACGAGCCCTACTCGTTCGTGGTTATCTTCCACTCGACGCGCGAAAACGAGCGGAAGTACTACCTCGTCGAACCCCACCTCACCCGGATCGAGGCCGACCTGAAGGCGTTCCTGACCCGGAAGCTCAGGACCGGGATCACCTACTCGGACGACGAGTCCGTGGCCGATGGCGACGGGTCCCAGCGTGCGGCCGTCATCGAGACCGAGACGGAGCGACTGCTCGAACGTTACGACCTCTACGAGGGGGCCGTCACGGACGCGGGACGTTCGGGCGTTCTCGGCGGGCTGAAACGCCTCCTTCGGCGGGGAGCGAGCGGGGCGGCTGGAACGGCCGACGGACGAAACGATTACGAGGGAGTCTCGGCCCGACCCGAACCCGCGGTGCTCGACGAGGACGCGAAGACGCTCTCGGAGTACCAAGTCGAGAAGCTCGGCTACTATCTCCGGCGGGACTTCGTCGGCTACGAACGTATCGACGGCATCAAACACGACGTCAACGTCGAGGACATCTCGTGTGACGGCTACGACTCGCCGGTGTTCGTCTATCACACCGACCGCGAACAGCTAATCACCAACGTCCGCCACGGCGAGGGCGACCTCGACGATTTCGTGGTGAAACTCGCCCAGCGCTCGGGGAAGGGGATCTCGAAACGCCAGCCCCAGGTCGACGCCACCCTGCCAGACGGCTCGCGCGCCCAGCTCACCCTCGGTCGCGAGGTCTCCGACCACGGCACCAACTACACCATCCGGCAGTTCAAGGACGTCCCCTACACCCCGGTCGACCTCATCAACTGGCACACGTTCAGCATCGAGGAGATGGCCTTCGTCTGGCTCTGCATCGAGAACGGCCGGTCGATGCTGTTCGCCGGCGGGACGGCCTCGGGCAAGACGACGAGCCTCAACGCCGTCTCGCTGTTCATCCCGAGCAACGCCAAGATAGTCTCGATCGAGGACACCAGAGAGCTCGAGATCCCCCAGCGGAACTGGGTCGCTTCGGTGACGCGGCCCTCCTTCAGCGCCGACGACGTCGGCGACGTCGACGAGTTCGCGCTCCTCGAAGCCGCGCTCCGCCAGCGCCCCGACTACATCGTGATGGGCGAGGTTCGGGGGGAGGAGGGCCGAACCCTCTTTCAGGTGATGAGCACGGGCCACACCTCGCTCACCACGTTCCACGCCGACAACGTCGGCGAGGTCATCAAGCGGTTCACGACCGACCCGATCAACGTCTCGAAGACGCTGTTCACGGCGCTCGACCTCGTGAGCGTCCAGACCGCGACGCGGGTTCGCGGGAAGAAGGTCCGCCGGAACCGGGCGCTCACCGAGATCAACTACTACGACGCCGAGCACGACGAGATCAACGTCCAGGACGTCTACCAGTGGCAGGCCGAGACCGACGACTACCTCCGACTCGGGAGCTCGAACACCCTCGAATCGATCCGGTTCGACCGGGGCTGGTCCCAGGACCGGCTCTCCGCCGAGGTCTTCAAGCGGAAGGTCGTGTTGGCCTACCTCGTCGACCGCGGGCTCAACACCTACACCCAGGCCGCCGCCACGCTCCAGGCGTTCATCAACGACCCCGATACGATCCTCTCGCTGATCGCGAACGACCGGCTCGAAGCCAGTCTCGACGACTTGCGCGGGATGGAGAGCGTACGGATCGACACCGACCCCGCGAAGGAGGCGATGGTCCCCCGCCCCGAGCCCTCCGACGAGCTGCGACGGCTCACCGGGTCGATACTCGAAGCGGCCGAAGCCGAGCTGTTCGAGGAGTACGACGATCGGTCCACGCCGAGCGTCGCCGCCGCGGTCGCCGACGGCGGCCGCGCGGATGAGGGGTCGGGAGCACCGACGGGGCCGGAGGACGAACCGTGA
- a CDS encoding type II secretion system F family protein, which translates to MSHGIGGGYAGGARTFGDRFYGLYRRLFDDDGDFVDDMERTLAAARMPDTVEIYLSRALGVGVAVGALLWMLATVVGFLLVERFVNGVPKLTDLRVLHGTALELFEAAELPLLVGTSGLVCGFVGFTIGFGTLVTIPYVRANARKREINVLLADSVSFMYALSLGGLNQLEIFEAMAGADDTYGAVAKEFESIHRETEYFDTDYRTAIRRQSIRTPSEELSQFLTDMLSVIDSGGDMTTFLRDKKDKHLRTSKQEQSLVLETLELFGEMYVTLSVFPLLLVVILVVMSMIGGSGTLLLYLTVYGLIPLIGVGFTVLVSTVKQDEVGDGYLRPDGVADAPTPRTGRSRLTDPGLVGEYTGRHAVFDRIRDREGTHRTAELLARPHRFFRDRPLAVLALTVPASVVLLAFAVRSGRAPTSLDGFVERSVVGTVLWVYVPLYVNGLPLAVFYEWNVRSRRRVTGKLSETLRKLSSANSTGLTLLESLRVVAETSSGRLANELRTVATKVDYGTSLTTALVAFNNEYHVPRLARTVNVIGEAQEASSEITEVLSTAARASENQDAVERERRSQARMQVVIVVLTFLTLLAVMAVLKVNFLDTVAGLDTGASGAASAGLGATIDVDLMGMLFFHAVTIQAVTSGFIAGYIRSGTLLTGTKFAVVLPTVALAVFAVI; encoded by the coding sequence GTGAGCCACGGGATCGGCGGGGGCTACGCGGGCGGAGCACGGACGTTCGGCGACCGGTTCTACGGCCTCTACCGACGGCTGTTCGACGACGACGGCGACTTCGTGGACGACATGGAGCGAACGCTGGCGGCGGCCCGGATGCCGGACACCGTCGAGATCTACCTCTCGCGTGCGCTCGGCGTCGGGGTCGCGGTCGGCGCGCTGTTGTGGATGCTCGCCACGGTCGTCGGCTTCCTCCTCGTCGAGCGCTTCGTGAACGGCGTTCCGAAGCTCACCGACCTCCGGGTGCTCCACGGCACCGCGCTCGAACTCTTCGAGGCCGCGGAGCTCCCGCTGTTGGTCGGAACGTCGGGGCTCGTCTGTGGGTTCGTGGGGTTCACGATCGGGTTCGGCACGCTCGTCACGATCCCCTACGTCCGGGCGAACGCCAGGAAGCGCGAGATCAACGTGCTGCTCGCGGATTCGGTCTCGTTCATGTACGCCCTCTCGCTCGGCGGGCTGAACCAGCTCGAAATCTTCGAGGCGATGGCGGGGGCCGACGACACCTACGGCGCGGTCGCGAAGGAGTTCGAGTCGATCCACCGCGAAACCGAGTACTTCGACACCGACTACCGGACCGCGATCCGGCGGCAGTCGATCCGAACCCCGAGCGAGGAGCTGAGCCAGTTCCTGACCGACATGCTCTCGGTCATCGACTCCGGGGGCGATATGACGACGTTCCTCCGGGACAAGAAGGACAAACACCTCCGCACCTCGAAACAGGAGCAGTCGCTGGTGCTCGAAACCCTCGAACTGTTCGGCGAGATGTACGTCACGCTCTCGGTGTTTCCCCTCCTCCTGGTCGTGATCCTCGTCGTGATGAGCATGATCGGCGGCTCAGGGACGCTCCTGCTCTATCTGACGGTCTACGGGCTGATCCCCCTGATCGGTGTCGGCTTTACGGTGCTGGTTTCGACGGTGAAACAGGACGAGGTCGGCGACGGCTACCTCCGACCCGACGGGGTCGCGGACGCACCGACCCCGAGGACGGGTCGCTCTCGGCTCACCGACCCCGGCCTGGTCGGGGAGTACACCGGTCGACACGCGGTGTTCGATCGGATCCGCGACCGCGAGGGGACCCATCGGACCGCCGAACTCCTCGCGAGGCCACACCGTTTCTTCCGGGACCGCCCGCTCGCCGTGCTCGCGCTCACGGTGCCCGCCTCGGTGGTCTTGCTGGCCTTCGCGGTGCGCTCGGGACGCGCCCCCACGTCGCTCGACGGGTTCGTCGAGCGCTCGGTGGTCGGCACCGTCCTCTGGGTCTACGTGCCGCTGTACGTCAACGGTCTGCCGCTCGCGGTGTTCTACGAGTGGAACGTCCGGTCGCGCCGTCGGGTCACGGGCAAGCTCTCGGAGACGCTCCGGAAGTTGTCGAGCGCCAACAGTACCGGATTGACTCTCCTCGAATCGCTCCGGGTCGTCGCCGAGACTTCCTCGGGGCGGCTCGCGAACGAGCTTCGGACGGTCGCCACGAAGGTCGACTACGGGACGAGCCTGACGACGGCGCTCGTCGCGTTCAACAACGAGTATCACGTCCCGCGGCTCGCGCGGACGGTGAACGTCATCGGCGAGGCACAGGAGGCCTCCTCGGAGATCACGGAGGTGCTCTCGACGGCGGCGCGCGCGAGCGAGAACCAGGACGCTGTCGAGCGCGAACGGCGCTCCCAGGCCAGAATGCAGGTCGTGATCGTCGTGTTGACCTTCCTCACCCTGCTCGCGGTGATGGCGGTCCTGAAGGTGAACTTCCTCGATACGGTGGCCGGGCTCGATACGGGGGCAAGCGGGGCGGCGTCGGCAGGGCTCGGAGCCACCATCGACGTCGACCTGATGGGAATGCTGTTCTTCCACGCCGTGACGATCCAGGCGGTCACGTCGGGGTTCATCGCGGGCTACATCCGGAGCGGCACCCTCCTCACCGGGACGAAGTTCGCGGTGGTACTCCCGACCGTCGCGCTCGCGGTCTTCGCGGTGATCTAA
- a CDS encoding adenylyltransferase/cytidyltransferase family protein, producing the protein MTTVVAQGTFDILHPGHLQYLEEAAAMGDELHVIIARRENVSHKRTPVLADRQRRDMVGALDPVDSAVLGDREDIFVPIERIDPDVIVLGHDQHHDEHAIEGALDERGIDCSVERAAGRTPSYDDELLSTGRIVDRICEQRC; encoded by the coding sequence ATGACGACGGTCGTCGCCCAGGGCACCTTCGACATCCTCCACCCGGGCCACCTCCAGTACCTGGAGGAGGCGGCGGCGATGGGCGACGAACTCCACGTCATCATCGCCCGTCGCGAGAACGTCTCTCACAAACGGACGCCCGTGCTCGCCGACCGCCAGCGCCGCGACATGGTCGGCGCGCTCGACCCCGTCGACAGCGCGGTGCTCGGCGACCGCGAGGATATCTTCGTTCCCATCGAACGGATAGACCCAGACGTGATCGTGCTCGGTCACGACCAACACCACGACGAGCACGCGATCGAGGGGGCGCTGGACGAGCGCGGTATCGACTGTTCCGTCGAACGCGCGGCGGGTCGAACCCCCTCCTACGACGACGAACTCCTCTCGACCGGTCGGATCGTCGACCGGATCTGTGAGCAGCGCTGCTGA
- a CDS encoding Mov34/MPN/PAD-1 family protein has protein sequence MGLFGSPTLLGIAAETLDFARSAAAETHPDEYMGLLRSQNASELGLDDAGIVITDVLVIPGTRSNPVSATVKTSLVPNDMRAAGSIHSHPNGVLRPSAADRATFGRGEAHVILGAPYGPDDWRAFDNEGEPRDLEVLDVSLPDDEEFFDFTQADIDEELR, from the coding sequence ATGGGGCTGTTCGGTTCACCGACTCTCCTCGGGATCGCCGCCGAGACGCTGGATTTCGCGCGGTCGGCGGCCGCCGAGACCCACCCTGACGAGTACATGGGCCTCCTCAGAAGCCAGAACGCGAGCGAGCTGGGGCTCGACGACGCCGGCATCGTGATCACCGACGTGCTCGTCATCCCCGGAACCAGATCGAACCCCGTGAGCGCCACCGTGAAAACCAGCCTCGTCCCCAACGACATGCGTGCCGCGGGCTCGATACACTCCCACCCGAACGGCGTGCTCCGCCCGAGCGCCGCCGACCGCGCCACCTTCGGCCGCGGCGAGGCCCACGTCATTCTGGGCGCGCCCTACGGACCCGACGACTGGCGCGCGTTCGACAACGAGGGCGAACCACGCGATCTAGAGGTGCTCGACGTCTCGCTCCCCGACGACGAGGAGTTCTTCGATTTCACCCAGGCCGACATCGACGAGGAGCTTCGATGA
- a CDS encoding DHH family phosphoesterase has product MSSPSESAAPGDAVYDLAPECTTEDVEVGRRYAATVNGVVEYGVFVDLSTTVSGLVHESNLDGEYEVGDEMTVRLIEARENGDLGFESADATGETVRVEYEPDITPANDLRNHVGEEVTVDGEVVQINQTGGPTVFTLRAPAGSVACAAFEAAGVRAYPAVELGDAVRVSGTVEKRDGGLQIEVESLDPHDDPDDLHEAVEEGLAERAAANDVDPMVEWPALADLVSDLEGVATRLRRAVLENRPIRIRHHADGDGMCASIPVALALSRFAEEVHDDPDAGRHLVKRLPSKAPYYEMEDVTRDLNFALGDRERHGQKLPLVVMLDNGSTEEDVPAYEALAEYDIPVLVVDHHHPDPEAVEDLLAAHVNPYLHGEDYRITTGMLCVELARMIDPSLTEELAHVPAVAGLTDRSEADAMNDYLALAQEKGYDENDLQAVGDALDYAAHWLRYSAGESLLADVLDVGTGGDSPHGELVEFLAERAEHDTEKQLDAAMPHVEERDLDNGAHLYRLDVERHAHRFTYPAPGKTTGAIHDAKVEETGDPVITVGYGPDFAVLRSDGVRLDIPRMVEELEDEVDGGVSGGGHLVVGSIKFVKGMREDVLDALETKMGEAEIDEELGSATVAGFED; this is encoded by the coding sequence ATGTCTTCACCATCCGAATCTGCGGCCCCCGGTGATGCGGTCTACGACCTCGCCCCCGAGTGTACGACCGAGGACGTCGAGGTCGGGCGACGCTACGCCGCCACCGTCAACGGTGTCGTGGAGTACGGCGTCTTCGTCGACCTCTCGACCACCGTCTCCGGGCTGGTCCACGAATCGAACCTCGACGGCGAGTACGAGGTGGGCGACGAGATGACCGTCCGTCTGATCGAGGCGCGCGAGAACGGCGACCTCGGGTTCGAGAGCGCCGATGCCACTGGCGAAACGGTCCGGGTCGAGTACGAACCCGATATCACGCCGGCCAACGACCTCCGGAACCACGTGGGCGAGGAGGTCACGGTCGACGGCGAGGTCGTCCAGATCAACCAGACCGGCGGCCCGACGGTGTTCACGCTCCGCGCCCCCGCCGGCTCCGTGGCGTGTGCGGCCTTCGAGGCCGCGGGGGTCCGAGCCTACCCCGCGGTCGAGCTCGGCGACGCCGTCCGGGTCTCCGGTACCGTCGAGAAGCGCGACGGCGGGCTCCAGATCGAGGTCGAATCGCTCGACCCCCACGACGACCCCGACGACCTCCACGAGGCGGTCGAGGAGGGGCTGGCGGAGCGGGCGGCGGCCAACGACGTCGACCCGATGGTCGAGTGGCCGGCGCTCGCCGACCTCGTGTCCGACCTCGAAGGCGTCGCCACCCGCCTCCGGCGCGCGGTGCTCGAAAACCGCCCGATCCGCATCCGCCACCACGCAGACGGCGACGGGATGTGTGCGTCGATCCCCGTCGCGCTCGCGCTCTCCCGCTTCGCCGAGGAGGTCCACGACGACCCCGACGCGGGTCGCCACCTCGTGAAGCGCCTCCCGAGCAAGGCACCCTACTACGAGATGGAGGACGTGACTCGTGATCTGAACTTCGCGCTCGGCGACCGCGAGCGCCACGGCCAGAAGCTCCCGCTCGTGGTGATGCTCGACAACGGCAGCACGGAGGAGGACGTCCCGGCCTACGAGGCACTCGCCGAGTACGACATCCCCGTGCTCGTCGTCGACCATCACCACCCGGACCCCGAAGCGGTCGAGGACCTCCTCGCGGCCCACGTCAACCCCTACCTCCACGGCGAGGACTACCGGATCACGACCGGGATGCTCTGTGTCGAGCTCGCCCGGATGATCGACCCGTCGCTCACCGAGGAGCTCGCCCACGTCCCCGCGGTCGCGGGCCTCACCGACCGCTCGGAGGCCGACGCGATGAACGACTATCTCGCGCTCGCACAGGAGAAGGGCTACGACGAGAACGACCTCCAGGCTGTCGGCGACGCGCTGGATTACGCCGCCCACTGGCTGCGCTACAGCGCGGGCGAGTCGCTGCTCGCGGACGTCCTCGACGTCGGCACGGGCGGGGACTCGCCACACGGGGAGCTGGTCGAGTTCCTCGCCGAACGCGCCGAGCACGACACCGAAAAACAGCTCGACGCCGCCATGCCCCACGTCGAGGAGCGCGACCTCGACAACGGAGCCCACCTCTACCGGCTCGACGTCGAGCGCCACGCCCACCGCTTCACCTACCCCGCACCGGGCAAGACGACGGGCGCGATCCACGACGCGAAGGTCGAGGAGACCGGCGACCCCGTTATAACGGTGGGCTACGGCCCCGACTTCGCCGTCCTCCGGAGTGACGGCGTCCGGCTCGACATCCCGCGGATGGTCGAGGAGCTCGAAGACGAGGTCGACGGCGGCGTGAGCGGCGGCGGCCACCTCGTGGTCGGCTCGATCAAGTTCGTGAAGGGGATGCGCGAGGACGTCCTCGACGCGCTCGAAACCAAGATGGGCGAGGCCGAGATCGACGAGGAGCTCGGCAGCGCCACCGTGGCAGGCTTCGAGGACTGA
- a CDS encoding phospholipase D-like domain-containing protein has translation MSVRLLPVVAVLAVALVAGPVAAGPGTSPSTTNGSATGPHIESVYPNPLADEDAGEYVLLDFPRSTNLSTWTLTDGETNVSLSNTTVSGRVAVTAEPNATRNATDASVLALDESVSLANAGDEVALVRDDRVVDETTYEDAPDAERWNRSADGWEWEPLGATAFAPVRTDAATATAFVLPDDPDVAVETIEVADHRVLLAGYTFSSERVARALKRAKQRGVRVRVLVDDAPVGGMSERQAAALNGLVAAGIPVDVVGGDWARYDYHHAKYAVVDDRALVTTENWKPSGVGGHSNRGWGAVVGGEAADTLAAVFRADDGWRDTVPWRAYRANHTFEPDGVANGTYPSNFEPKRVDVDGVQVLVAPDNAERALVARIDNATESVDVVQAAIGSRHQPFLEAAIRAARRGVRVRVLLSNAWYSADENEAMAEWINAQGKTGDLPLEAKVADPESTFEDVHAKGVVIDDDTAVVGSMNWNNNSARENREVAVVLEGEEAGEYYGRVFEADWTEDGGSGIDLGFDSPLPIGVLVAVVGVLVLGFVVARRIEFE, from the coding sequence GTGTCCGTCCGGCTTCTCCCGGTCGTCGCCGTTCTCGCGGTCGCACTGGTCGCGGGGCCGGTGGCGGCTGGACCGGGGACCAGTCCATCGACGACGAACGGGTCGGCGACCGGCCCACACATCGAGTCGGTGTATCCGAACCCGCTCGCCGACGAGGACGCCGGCGAGTACGTCCTCCTCGATTTTCCCCGTTCGACGAACCTCTCGACGTGGACGTTGACCGACGGCGAGACCAACGTCTCGCTCTCGAACACCACCGTCTCTGGACGGGTCGCGGTTACCGCCGAGCCGAACGCGACGCGCAACGCGACCGACGCGTCGGTGCTCGCCCTCGACGAGTCGGTGAGCCTCGCCAACGCCGGCGACGAGGTGGCGCTGGTTCGCGACGACCGCGTCGTCGACGAGACGACCTACGAGGACGCCCCCGACGCCGAACGCTGGAATCGGAGCGCCGACGGCTGGGAGTGGGAGCCCCTCGGCGCGACCGCGTTCGCGCCGGTGCGGACCGACGCGGCGACCGCGACCGCGTTCGTGCTCCCCGACGACCCGGACGTGGCGGTCGAGACCATCGAGGTCGCCGACCATCGGGTCCTGCTCGCGGGCTACACCTTCAGCTCCGAGCGGGTCGCACGGGCGCTGAAGCGCGCGAAGCAGCGGGGTGTTCGGGTCCGCGTGCTCGTCGACGACGCACCGGTCGGCGGGATGAGCGAACGCCAAGCCGCGGCACTGAACGGACTCGTCGCGGCCGGGATCCCGGTCGACGTCGTCGGCGGGGACTGGGCGCGATACGACTACCACCACGCCAAGTACGCCGTCGTCGACGACCGCGCCCTCGTCACGACCGAGAACTGGAAGCCGTCGGGGGTCGGCGGCCACTCGAATCGGGGCTGGGGTGCGGTGGTCGGGGGTGAGGCCGCCGACACGCTCGCCGCGGTCTTCCGCGCCGACGACGGCTGGCGCGATACCGTCCCGTGGCGCGCCTACCGGGCGAACCACACCTTCGAACCCGACGGCGTGGCGAACGGGACCTACCCCTCGAACTTCGAACCGAAACGGGTCGACGTCGACGGGGTGCAGGTGCTCGTCGCCCCCGACAACGCCGAGCGCGCGCTGGTCGCCCGGATCGACAACGCCACCGAATCGGTCGACGTGGTTCAGGCCGCCATCGGGAGCCGACACCAGCCGTTCCTCGAAGCGGCGATCCGGGCGGCGAGGCGCGGCGTGCGGGTCCGGGTCCTCCTCAGCAACGCGTGGTACTCGGCGGACGAGAACGAGGCGATGGCCGAGTGGATAAACGCGCAGGGGAAGACGGGAGACCTGCCGCTCGAAGCCAAAGTGGCCGATCCGGAGTCGACGTTCGAGGACGTCCACGCCAAGGGCGTCGTGATCGACGACGACACCGCGGTCGTCGGCAGCATGAACTGGAACAACAACTCCGCTCGGGAGAACCGGGAGGTCGCGGTGGTGCTGGAAGGTGAAGAAGCAGGCGAGTACTACGGCCGGGTGTTCGAGGCCGACTGGACGGAGGACGGCGGGTCGGGGATCGACCTCGGGTTCGACTCACCGCTTCCGATCGGCGTTCTCGTCGCCGTCGTCGGCGTGCTGGTGCTCGGGTTCGTCGTGGCGCGCCGGATCGAGTTCGAGTAG